The following proteins are encoded in a genomic region of Penaeus chinensis breed Huanghai No. 1 chromosome 10, ASM1920278v2, whole genome shotgun sequence:
- the LOC125029737 gene encoding uncharacterized protein LOC125029737, translating into MADILHKFNQISLRENSSQHDINESLKAGVLAEARAPAGGLRYFHCFTCGKENIFDIASHIQQLSHRNSLAWVVIKLDHPSPALLHLLPEDVRLAKLDGHVEAVSRTVFSFQCKVCLGKRPFSGLMPLLQHLSGKEHKKALDRTTRSPPVAQPAPILSTHAFSPPSSTYPFGQQAVPVTEPPPSVLAPPSLVCDNLDIVKAEVEKSLRCGVVTVVEKTETHTSYFCKSCRAPLTGDEPLRQHVMGKTHKKKTKESQVDSVALDPEPMRPLMPLSPPVMNPIWQFPWNVKPAPYSRLPDAGVYKNLSVPRGIVYIFNYYFSDTQSVRSGATVDTYNLKELFVRMGYHVKVHEELSKEATEERLCAIQSDAVLDHYDSFIMIFLSHGKDDTVFYTEDRAMMSLDDVRYFFVDGKCPRLKNKPKLFLANFCRGTVEERRKYETDYSGSGQTAEAPQDMVTIYASIKKFMAVRDSEKGTVFVQALCQVLAEYAHELELQELYNKLCSAMREREGTTPEYQNYFFKKFFFNPVLIEGPPKP; encoded by the exons ATGGCCGACATTCTACATAAG ttcaaCCAAATTTCCCTGAGAGAAAATTCGTCGCaacac gacATCAACGAGAGCCTGAAGGCGGGCGTGCTGGCGGAGGCGAGAGCCCCGGCTGGCGGGCTGCGCTACTTCCACTGCTTCACGTGCGGGAAGGAAAACATCTTCGACATCGCTTCGCACATCCAGCAGCTGAGCCACAGGAACTCCCTCGCCTGGGTCGTGATCAAACTTGACCACCCGAGCCccgccctcctccaccttctgccCGAAGACGTGAGGCTGGCCAAGCTGGACGGCCATGTTGAGGCTGTCTCCAGGACCGTTTTCTCTTTCCAGTGCAAGGTTTGCCTGGGGAAAAGGCCCTTCAGCGGCCTGATGCCCCTGCTTCAGCATTTAAGCGGGAAGGAGCACAAGAAGGCCTTGGACAGGACCACGCGATCCCCGCCCGTCGCCCAGCCTGCTCCCATCCTTTCAACTCATGCTTTCTCCCCACCAAGCAGTACCTATCCCTTCGGTCAGCAGGCAGTCCCTGTCACAGAGCCACCGCCGTCGGTCCTCGCACCTCCG AGTCTGGTTTGTGACAACCTGGACATCGTAAAGGCTGAGGTGGAGAAGAGTCTGCGGTGCGGGGTGGTGACTGTGGTGGAGAAGACCGAGACCCACACCTCTTATTTCTGCAAGAGTTGCAGAGCTCCTCTGACCGGCGACGAGCCCTTAAGGCAGCACGTCATGGGAAAAACCCACAAGAAGAAAACTAAAGAA TCTCAGGTCGACTCTGTGGCCTTGGATCCAGAACCCATGAGACCTCTAATGCCTCTTTCACCACCTGTAATGAAC CCAATTTGGCAGTTCCCTTGGAACGTCAAACCAGCTCCTTATTCCCGCCTGCCGGACGCAGGGGTGTACAAGAACCTCAGTGTTCCAAGAGGAATAGTTTACATTTTCAACTATTACTTCTCAGACACACAGAGCGTTAGGTCTGGGGCAACGGTAGATACCTACAACCTAAAGGAACTGTTTGTGAGAATGGGTTACCACGTGAAAGTGCATGAAGAACTAAGCAAAGAGGCAACAGAAGAAAGACTTTGCGCAATTCAGTCTGATGCTGTGCTAGATCATTACGATTCATTTATTATGATCTTCTTGAGTCATGGCAAAGATGACACGGTATTCTATACGGAAGACCGAGCGATGATGAGCCTCGATGACGTGCGGTACTTCTTCGTCGATGGTAAATGTCCGAGATTGAAGAATAAGCCCAAGCTATTTTTGGCGAATTTCTGTCGAGGAACAgtcgaggagaggaggaagtatgaGACCGATTACTCCGGCTCGGGTCAGACTGCGGAGGCTCCTCAGGACATGGTAACGATATATGCCAGCATCAAGAAATTTATGGCAGTAAGAGATTCCGAAAAAGGCACTGTCTTTGTGCAAGCGCTTTGTCAAGTCCTTGCTGAATATGCGCACGAGCTGGAGCTTCAGGAATTGTACAATAAACTTTGCTCGGCCATGAGAGAGCGGGAAGGTACCACACcagaatatcaaaattattttttcaagaaGTTTTTCTTCAACCCGGTACTCATTGAAGGACCTCCAAAACCGTAA